A single genomic interval of Anopheles darlingi chromosome X, idAnoDarlMG_H_01, whole genome shotgun sequence harbors:
- the LOC125959065 gene encoding fork head domain-containing protein FD5 translates to MLNVCADLVQFDQYSLQLYNYAMVERFRSNQFFNYGNFVADSRTLSRFFKPSMYAAAAAAAAAAALLADASGKLGSQAPKPQYSYIGLIAIAILSSPEKKLVLSDIYQHILDNYSYFRSRGPGWRNSIRHNLSLNDCFIKAGRSAHGKGHYWAVHPANVEDFLKGDFRRRKAQRKVRRHMGLTSDDDIYDNSSPRQFAFSTINTPPAPVPPSQAPQPPLSHQAAAAAAHHQQHQLYLGPGCLTPSAVTATATHQTTAAAIITMRNTMESFSRKRQFDVESLLRPDDGSDDGTISAPVGDGGGGYKRARPGHSPPLALPPPFGHMPLLATVGPRLSRLPKATKQAVAIAIAVTPSPPPPAQSPPSTAAATVEERELPEATAHEPN, encoded by the exons ATGCTGAACGTGTGCGCGGACCTGGTGCAGTTCGATCAGTACAGCCTGCAGCTGTACAACTATGCCATGGTGGAGCGGTTCCGGTCGAACCAGTTCTTCAACTACGGCAACTTTGTGGCCGACTCGCGCACCCTGTCGCGCTTCTTCAAACCGTCGATGtatgcggcggcggccgccgccgccgcagccgc TGCCCTGCTGGCCGACGCGAGCGGCAAGCTCGGCTCGCAAGCACCGAAACCACAGTACAGCTACATCGggctgatcgcgatcgcgatcctcaGCTCGCCGGAGAAGAAGCTCGTCCTGTCCGATATCTATCAGCACATCCTCGACAACTACTCGTACTTCCGGAGCCGCGGCCCGGGCTGGCGCAACTCGATCCGCCACAACCTCTCGCTGAACGATTGCTTCATCAAGGCGGGCCGGAGCGCGCACGGCAAGGGCCACTACTGGGCCGTCCATCCGGCGAACGTCGAGGACTTCCTCAAGGGTGACTTCCGGCGGCGGAAGGCACAGCGGAAGGTGCGCCGCCACATGGGGCTCACCTCCGACGATGACATCTACGACAATAGCAGCCCGCGGCAGTTCGCCTTCTCCACGATcaacacaccaccggcaccggtcccGCCGTCCCAGGCCCCGCAGCCGCCACTGTCGcaccaggcggcggcggcggcggcccaccaccagcagcatcagctctATCTGGGTCCGGGCTGTCTGACGCCGTCGGCTGTCACGGCGACGGCCAC ccatcaaacgacggcggcggccatcATCACGATGCGCAACACGATGGAGAGCTTCTCGCGCAAGCGTCAGTTCGACGTCGAATCGCTGCTCCGGCCGGACGACGGCTCCGATGACGGCACAATATCCGCTCCGgtaggggatggtggtggcggctatAAGCGCGCTCGGCCCGGTCACTCCCCACCCCTCGCCCTGCCACCACCCTTTGGCCATATGCCGCTGTTGGCGACGGTTGGGCCACGGCTTTCCCGGCTCCCGAAAGCCACCAAGCAGGCggtcgccattgccattgccgtcACCCCCAGCCCACCCCCACCGGCACAGTCACCCccatcgacggcggcggccactgTTGAGGAGCGCGAGCTGCCAGAGGCCACGGCGCACGAACCAAACTAA